The Echeneis naucrates chromosome 10, fEcheNa1.1, whole genome shotgun sequence genome has a window encoding:
- the LOC115050449 gene encoding cadherin-23-like, with product MEQRRRGSWRQSRKMATFLLAFTLVLDKALGQIRYSISEEIKTGTAVGNIAKDLGIEPSVLKERGFRIVSGSSEALFQVNQNDGILYVNHNIDREEICQRSNICLINLKSVLENPLEIHYVTVEVSDINDHSPSFPESTKKLEISESTLPGTKFQLHAAVDPDGGANSIQVYKLSPNNHFRLEVKDRGKDGKVPILQLQNPLDREACSSHTLLLTAQDGGKPPKSGAMEILIDVLDVNDNAPVFTKDVYSAIIAENSPKGSSVIQVNATDLDEGSNGDVSYSFGNVNSKVRELFDVDPTTGEITVRGQLDYELDDSYEIDIQASDSGAYPLRTDKSVTVIIKDMNDNAPVIDITSLSNKISEDSRPGTTVALLSITDLDSGVNGKVISFVKGAVPFTLTPSIQDNMYAVVTKSQLDRESSSIYDLTVIAKDAGEPVLTSEKTFRVVLSDVNDNSPEFSRRLYHFYVTENNPAGGSVFSVRAFDRDEGDNARISYNILRDGGEDNKVTSFLSINSETGDISALKSFDFERVKTFQFHVVASDSGSPSLSSNVTVNVFILDQNDNAPVILYPLSSNGSAEGVEEIPRNVNAGHLVTKVRAYDADIGYNGWLLFSLQEVTAHSLFTLDRYTGQIRTLRSFTETDEAEHKLLILVKDNGNVSLSATATVLVRLVEPKEAFAASDVKSSSRADEDNNVTFYLMITLASVSALFLISIIVLIAMQCSKSTDYTSKYLQETNYDGTLCHSIQYRSGDKRYMLVGPRMSIGSTIVPGSQANTLVLPDRRKASEEVRWFHSKRTDRYKAIAHGRSCWITMGSKRQSSDNRWFAVHLYLFLFFGKWVLAELRYSIPEEVKEGTVVGNVARDLGLDKTTLADRHFRVVSGSKESFFEVNPDSGALQVSKKIDREDLCHGTGACLTELKILVENPLEMHHVVIEITDVNDHSPHFSEKIQIFEIAEQSSPGTRFELHAARDPDSGINSIRTYTLTPNDNFDIEISQSDEDKIPFLVLKKSLDREQKDKHVLFVTAVDGGKPQRSGTLNVSIIVLDSNDNRPMFNQDTYQIDIEENIPVGTTVLKVNATDPDEGSNGEIEYSLSKTLARKVYEVFELDSLSGQIKLKGTLDFEESEIYKLEVQASDKGQPPLTGRCRVIIKIKDVNDNPPEIEVTSLSSKVSEESKPGTVISLLSVTDKDSGINAKVILHVIGDVPFELKPSYKENIYSVVTKGFLDREQVPQYEITIKATDCGKPPLSTYKSLNIQISDVNDNSPHFSQNPLQFYLVENNVAGSTIFSVRATDNDLNENAAITYHIMRAMSGNDSPSSFLNINPDNGQISALKSFDFERVKTFQFHVVASDSGSPSLSSNVTVNVFILDQNDNAPVILYPLSSNGSAEGVEEIPRNVNAGHLVTKVRAYDADIGYNGWLLFSLQEVTAHSLFTLDRYTGQIRTLRSFTETDEAEHKLLILVKDNGNVSLSATATVLVRLVAPKEAFAASDVKSSSRADEDNNVTFYLMITLASVSALFLISIIVLIAMQCSKSTDYTSKYLQETNYDGTLCHSIQYRSGDKRYMLVGPRMSIGSTIVPGSQANTLVLPDRRRTSEEVRT from the exons ATGGAACAAAGAAGACGGGGCTCATGGCGACAAAGCAGGAAAATGGCTACTTTCTTGTTAGCTTTTACTCTGGTTTTAGACAAGGCTTTGGGACAAATAAGATATTCGATATCGGAGGAGATCAAAACAGGAACCGCCGTTGGGAATATCGCAAAAGACCTGGGAATTGAGCCGAGTGTATTAAAAGAAAGGGGCTTTCGCATCGTTTCTGGCTCAAGCGAAGCCCTTTTCCAGGTAAACCAAAATGACGGGATTTTATACGTAAATCATAACATCGACCGAGAGGAAATATGCCAACGCAGCAATATATGTTTGATAAACCTTAAAAGCGTGTTAGAGAACCCCCTGGAAATCCACTACGTGACAGTGGAGGTCTCAGATATAAATGACCATTCGCCCTCTTTCCCAGAGAGCACCAAAAAGCTGGAGATTTCAGAGTCCACTTTGCCCGGAACAAAATTTCAGCTGCATGCCGCTGTCGATCCCGACGGCGGTGCGAATTCCATTCAAGTGTACAAACTCAGTCCGAATAATCATTTTCGTTTAGAAGTAAAAGATCGCGGGAAAGACGGCAAAGTTCCTATTCTGCAGTTACAGAACCCATTAGACAGGGAAGCATGTAGCAGTCACACACTCCTGCTGACAGCGCAGGATGGAGGCAAACCCCCGAAATCAGGCGCCATGGAGATATTAATAGATGTTCTAGATGTCAACGACAACGCTCCGGTTTTTACAAAAGATGTTTACTCTGCGATCATAGCTGAGAATTCCCCCAAAGGTTCATCAGTGATCCAAGTAAACGCCACAGATCTGGACGAGGGTTCAAACGGAGATGTTAGTTATTCCTTTGGAAATGTAAACAGCAAGGTGCGGGAACTGTTTGATGTCGACCCGACCACAGGCGAAATAACTGTGAGAGGACAACTAGACTACGAACTGGATGACAGTTATGAGATAGATATTCAAGCATCTGACAGCGGTGCATATCCACTTAGAACCGATAAAAGCGTTACTGTAATCATTAAAGACATGAATGACAATGCGCCTGTAATTGACATAACGTCACTGTCCAACAAGATATCAGAGGATTCCAGACCAGGAACTACGGTGGCTCTTCTGAGTATCACCGATCTGGATTCTGGAGTGAACGGAAAAGTGATCAGCTTTGTGAAAGGGGCTGTGCCTTTCACACTAACACCTTCAATACAGGACAACATGTACGCTGTCGTTACCAAGTCACAGCTTGACAGAGAAAGTAGTTCGATTTACGATCTAACAGTAATAGCGAAAGACGCAGGAGAGCCGGTCTTAACCTCTGAGAAGACATTCAGAGTTGTTTTATCCGACGTGAACGACAACAGTCCGGAGTTTTCCAGGAGACTATATCATTTTTATGTAACTGAGAATAACCCAGCTGGAGGATCGGTGTTTTCTGTCAGAGCATTTGATCGTGATGAGGGAGATAATGCTCGTATATCATATAATATTCTCCGAGATGGAGGCGAAGACAATAAAGTGACTTCTTTTCTCAGCATCAACTCTGAAACAGGGGACATTTCTGCTCTGAAGAGTTTTGACTTTGAAAGAGTGAAAACTTTCCAGTTCCACGTTGTTGCGTCAGATTCAGGAAGTCCGTCTCTGAGCAGCAACGTCACAGTGAACGTGTTCATTCTGGATCAGAACGACAACGCTCCAGTCATCCTGTATCCACTCAGCTCCAACGGTTCTGCTGAAGGTGTGGAGGAGATTCCCCGCAATGTCAACGCAGGACACTTGGTGACTAAAGTCAGAGCCTATGATGCTGATATAGGATATAACGGCTGGTTactcttttcactgcaggaagTTACTGCCCACAGTCTCTTTACTTTGGACCGATATACAGGACAGATCAGGACACTTCGctcattcacagagacagacgaggCTGAGCACAAACTGCTCATACTGGTCAAAGACAATGGGAACGTGTCACTCTCAGCAACAGCTACTGTCCTTGTCAGACTTGTGGAGCCCAAAGAGGCTTTTGCAGCTTCTGATGTGAAAAGTTCATCCAGAGCAGATGAGGATAATAATGTGACTTTTTACCTGATGATAACTTTGGCCTCagtttcagcactttttctcaTCAGTATCATTGTGCTGATTGCAATGCAGTGCTCCAAATCCACAGACTACACTTCTAAATATCTACAAGAGACCAACTATGATGGGACACTGTGTCACAGCATCCAGTACAGATCTGGAGACAAACGCTACATGTTAGTTGGACCCAGGATGAGTATAGGATCTACTATAGTCCCAGGCAGCCAAGCTAACACTCTAGTGCTCCCTGACAGGAGGAAGGCATCTGAGGAGGTAAGGTGGtttcattcaaaaa GAACTGATCGTTACAAGGCAATCGCTCATGGGCGTTCGTGTTGGATAACGATGGGAAGCAAAAGGCAATCGAGTGACAATCGTTGGTTTGCTGTTCATTTGTATCTGTTCCTGTTTTTCGGAAAGTGGGTTTTGGCTGAATTGAGATACTCTATTCCAGAGGAGGTGAAAGAAGGAACTGTTGTTGGAAATGTTGCCAGGGATCTCGGTTTGGATAAGACGACTTTAGCCGATCGACATTTTCGTGTTGTTTCTGGATCCAAGGAGTCATTTTTTGAGGTAAACCCAGACAGTGGCGCTTTACAGGTCAGTAAGAAAATCGACAGGGAGGATCTCTGTCACGGTACTGGAGCATGTTTAACGGAACTGAAAATCCTCGTTGAAAACCCTTTGGAAATGCATCACGTCGTTATAGAAATTACTGATGTAAATGACCACTCACCACATTTTTCCGAAAAGATACAGATATTTGAAATAGCAGAGCAGTCGTCTCCAGGAACACGATTCGAACTACATGCGGCCCGTGATCCGGATTCTGGAATAAATTCAATCCGCACATACACATTGACACCCAACGATAACTTTGACATAGAAATTAGTCAAAGTGATGAAGATAAAATACCCTTTTTAGTTCTCAAGAAGTCGTTGGACAGAGAACAAAAAGATAAACACGTATTATTTGTCACAGCAGTCGATGGAGGCAAGCCGCAGAGATCAGGCACGCTTAATGTTTCTATTATCGTTCTCGATAGTAATGACAATCGCCCCATGTTCAATCAGGATACATACCAAATTGACATTGAAGAAAACATCCCAGTTGGCACCACTGTTTTAAAAGTAAATGCAACAGATCCAGACGAAGGTAGTAATGGGGAAATAGAATACAGCCTCAGCAAAACATTAGCACGAAAGGTCTATGAGGTATTTGAATTAGACAGTTTAAGCGGACAAATTAAATTGAAAGGGACTTTGGATTTTGAGGAATCGGAGATTTATAAACTGGAAGTCCAGGCATCCGATAAGGGGCAACCTCCATTAACAGGAAGGTGTCGAGTGATTATAAAGATTAAAGACGTAAATGATAACCCGCCTGAAATAGAAGTAACATCCCTCTCGAGTAAAGTGTCTGAAGAGTCAAAGCCTGGCACTGTGATTTCACTTCTGAGTGTGACGGATAAAGACTCTGGTATTAATGCAAAGGTTATTTTACACGTAATTGGCGATGTCCCTTTTGAGTTAAAACCTTCATATAAAGAAAACATCTATTCAGTTGTCACGAAAGGATTTTTGGATCGAGAACAGGTGCCGCAGTATGAAATCACAATAAAGGCCACCGACTGTGGAAAACCTCCCTTATCGACATATAAAAGTCTGAACATTCAGATATCAGATGTAAATGACAACAGTCCACATTTCAGCCAGAATCCGTTACAGTTTTATCTGGTAGAAAATAATGTCGCTGGATCAACAATTTTCTCTGTGAGGGCTACGGACAATGATCTGAACGAAAACGCAGCTATTACATATCACATTATGAGAGCCATGAGTGGAAATGATTCACCTTCATCTTTTCTGAATATAAATCCTGATAATGGACAAATATCCGCTCTGAAGAGTTTTGACTTTGAAAGAGTGAAAACTTTCCAGTTCCACGTTGTTGCGTCAGATTCAGGAAGTCCGTCTCTGAGCAGCAACGTCACAGTGAACGTGTTCATTCTGGATCAGAACGACAACGCTCCAGTCATCCTGTATCCACTCAGCTCCAACGGTTCTGCTGAAGGTGTGGAGGAGATTCCCCGCAATGTCAACGCAGGACACTTGGTGACTAAAGTCAGAGCCTATGATGCTGATATAGGATATAACGGCTGGTTactcttttcactgcaggaagTTACTGCCCACAGTCTCTTTACTTTGGACCGATATACAGGACAGATCAGGACACTTCGctcattcacagagacagacgaggCTGAGCACAAACTGCTCATACTGGTCAAAGACAATGGGAACGTGTCACTCTCAGCAACAGCTACTGTCCTTGTCAGACTTGTGGCGCCCAAAGAGGCTTTTGCAGCTTCTGATGTGAAAAGTTCATCCAGAGCAGATGAGGATAATAATGTCACTTTTTACCTGATGATAACTTTGGCCTCagtttcagcactttttctcaTCAGTATCATTGTGCTGATTGCAATGCAGTGCTCCAAATCCACAGACTACACTTCTAAATATCTACAAGAGACTAACTATGATGGGACACTGTGTCACAGCATCCAGTACAGATCTGGAGACAAACGCTACATGTTAGTTGGACCCAGGATGAGTATAGGATCTACTATAGTCCCAGGCAGCCAAGCTAACACACTAGTGCTCcctgacaggaggaggacatCTGAGGAGGTAAGAACTTAA
- the LOC115050452 gene encoding protocadherin alpha-8-like — protein sequence MEAKGQRRGIHCWSVAFCISAMLGCVQRVSAQVKYSVPEEVKVGSVVGNVAKDLGLDISSLEDRGLRIVSGTEDAHFEVSQKNGVLYVHKNIDREELCESASPCLLNLKIAAEDPMEIHYVVIEIIDVNDNSPSFQEEEKILEISESTLPGKRFQLPTARDPDVGINTVRIYKLSLNEYFTVQIRERGDDKVPFLVLQKALDREKNHEHKLTLTAVDTGNPPRSGTLNITVRVLDSNDNHPVFSQEVYTVTISENVSAETSVITVKATDADEGINGDVEYFFGGEPEAKIYNTFILDRDTGNIRVKGEIDFEKLDVFKLDVHATDKGQPPMSSDCTVIIKVLDENDNKPEIEVTSLSKLVSEDSKPGTVVSLISITDKDASLNGKVICTLSENVPFELKPSFQDNMYSLVLKSRLDRESISHYDIEITATDCGQPPLSTFKTLSIDVSDVNDNYPEFSHNPIELYLRENNVPGDIIFSVTGSDKDLNENAALTYHIVREEGTRAKTSAFLNINPDNGQISALKSFDFERVKTFHFHVVASDSGSPSLSSNVTVNVFILDQNDNAPVILYPLSSNGSAEGVEEIPRNVNAGHLVTKVRAYDADIGYNGWLLFSLQEVTAHSLFTLDRYTGQIRTLRSFTETDEAEHKLLILVKDNGNVSLSATATVLVRLVEPKEAFAASDVKSSSRADEDNNVTFYLMITLASVSALFLISIIVLIAMQCSKSTDYTSKYLQETNYDGTLCHSIQYRSGDKRYMLVGPRMSIGSTIVPGSQANTLVLPDRRKASEEVRLVFIFSK from the coding sequence ATGGAAGCCAAAGGACAAAGGCGAGGAATACACTGCTGGTCGGTAGCCTTCTGTATTTCTGCTATGCTGGGCTGCGTACAGCGCGTTTCAGCTCAGGTCAAATATTCAGTTCCAGAGGAAGTGAAAGTTGGATCGGTTGTTGGAAATGTCGCCAAGGATCTAGGATTGGATATCAGCTCGCTGGAAGACAGGGGGCTTCGTATTGTCTCTGGAACTGAAGATGCTCACTTTGAAGTCAGTCAGAAAAATGGCGTGTTGTATGTGCATAAAAATATCGACCGAGAGGAGCTCTGTGAAAGCGCTTCGCCTTGCTTACTAAACCTGAAAATTGCAGCCGAGGACCCGATGGAAATACATTATGTCGTTATTGAAATAATTGATGTAAATGACAATTCACCCAGTTttcaggaagaggagaaaatttTAGAAATATCCGAGTCCACGTTACCAGGAAAACGCTTCCAGTTACCAACTGCCCGCGATCCAGATGTTGGCATCAACACAGTACGCATTTATAAATTGAGTCTGAACGAATATTTTACTGTGCAAATtcgagagagaggagatgacaAGGTGCCGTTTTTAGTTTTGCAGAAGGCTCTCGATCGCGAAAAAAACCACGAGCACAAACTGACACTGACGGCAGTAGACACCGGAAACCCACCGAGGTCAGGTACTCTGAATATTACAGTAAGAGTCCTTGATTCAAACGATAACCATCCGGTTTTCAGCCAAGAAGTGTATACAGTAACTATATCTGAAAATGTATCAGCAGAAACAAGTGTAATCACAGTAAAAGCAACTGATGCGGATGAGGGTATAAATGGAGATGTTGAATATTTTTTCGGTGGGGAACCTGAAGCTAAAATATATAACACATTTATCTTAGATAGGGACACTGGTAACATTCGCGTAAAAGGCGAAATTGACTTTGAAAAGCTTGACGTCTTCAAGTTAGATGTCCATGCGACTGACAAAGGACAACCTCCAATGAGTAGTGATTGCACTGTAATAATCAAAGTACTGGACGAAAACGACAATAAACCTGAAATAGAGGTGACATCGCTGTCAAAGTTGGTATCTGAGGACTCAAAACCGGGGACAGTGGTCTCTCTTATTAGTATCACAGACAAAGACGCCAGTCTAAATGGAAAAGTAATATGTACTCTTTCCGAAAATGTGCCATTTGAATTGAAACCATCATTTCAAGACAATATGTACTCACTAGTCTTGAAAAGTCGACTGGATCGAGAATCGATCTCACATTATGATATTGAAATAACAGCTACAGATTGTGGTCAGCCTCCGCTGTCTACATTCAAAACTCTGAGTATTGATGTATCAGACGTGAATGATAACTACCCCGAATTTTCCCACAATCCCATTGAACTTTACCTAAGAGAAAACAACGTGCCAGGTGACATAATATTTTCTGTTACTGGTTCAGATAAAGACTTGAATGAAAACGCAGCTTTAACTTATCATATTGTGAGAGAGGAAGGTACTCGAGCGAAAACTTCAGCCTTTTTAAACATCAATCCTGATAATGGACAAATATCCGCGCTGAAGAGTTTTGACTTTGAGAGAGTGAAAACTTTCCACTTCCACGTTGTTGCGTCAGATTCAGGAAGTCCGTCTCTGAGCAGCAACGTCACAGTGAACGTGTTCATTCTGGATCAGAACGACAACGCTCCAGTCATCCTGTATCCACTCAGCTCCAACGGTTCTGCTGAAGGTGTGGAGGAGATTCCCCGCAATGTCAACGCAGGACACTTGGTGACTAAAGTCAGAGCCTATGATGCTGATATAGGATATAACGGGTGGTTactcttttcactgcaggaagTTACTGCCCACAGTCTCTTTACTTTGGACCGATATACAGGACAGATCAGGACACTTCGctcattcacagagacagacgaggCTGAGCACAAACTGCTCATACTGGTCAAAGACAATGGGAACGTGTCACTCTCAGCAACAGCTACTGTCCTTGTCAGACTTGTGGAGCCCAAAGAGGCTTTTGCAGCTTCTGATGTGAAAAGTTCATCCAGAGCAGATGAGGATAATAATGTCACTTTTTACCTGATGATAACTTTGGCCTCagtttcagcactttttctcaTCAGTATCATTGTGCTGATTGCAATGCAGTGCTCCAAATCCACAGACTACACTTCTAAATATCTACAAGAGACCAACTATGATGGGACACTGTGTCACAGCATCCAGTACAGATCTGGAGACAAACGCTACATGTTAGTTGGACCCAGGATGAGTATAGGATCTACTATAGTCCCAGGCAGCCAAGCTAACACTCTAGTGCTTCCTGACAGGAGGAAGGCATCTGAGGAGGtaagacttgtttttattttcagcaaataG
- the LOC115050453 gene encoding protocadherin alpha-8-like: MTSRSRLLLFSLLFCFCELVIAQIKYSTPEEVKVGATIGNVAKDLGLDISTLISRRFRIVSGAEDALFEVNPNNGVLYVHKNLDREQLCDRNGACSIDLKIVAENPLEIHYVTVEITDANDHVPTFAEKAKLIEIAETTLPGARFQLPGARDPDVGINSIQRYKLSQSDNFHLEIRNRGDDKIPFLVLQRHLDREQKTNHSLILTAVDGGTPPKSANLNLTIMVLDNNDNRPTFSKEVYSVTLQENVALDTIVMKVQATDLDEGTNGDVEYAFGGDMNSKVLELFSLDRNTGEIRVNGQIDYETADVFKLDVQASDKGQPPMTTDCRVLIKIQDINDNKPEIEVTSISSTVPEDSKHGTVVALISVTDLDSGLNGKVISTLMENIPFELKPSFKENMYSLVTKETLDRETVSHYDISITATDCGEPPLSTFKTLSIQVSDVNDNVPEFSQSPLELYLIENNAPGASIFYVSAFDKDLNDNAALSYHIIRGEAGHSDMSSFLNINPDNGQISALKSFDFERVKTFQFHVIASDSGSPSLSSNVTVNVFILDQNDNAPVILYPLSSNGSAEGVEEIPRNVNAGHLVTKVRAYDADIGYNGWLLFSLQEVTAHSLFTLDRYTGQIRTLRSFTETDEAEHKLLILVKDNGNVSLSATATVLVRLVEPKEAFAASDVKSSSRADEDNNVTFYLMITLASVSALFLISIIVLIAMQCSKSTDYTSKYLQETNYDGTLCHSIQYRSGDKRYMLVGPRMSIGSTIVPGSQANTLVLPDRRKASEEVRLVFIFSK; this comes from the coding sequence ATGACGTCTCGGTCACgtcttctgcttttctctttgcttttttgcttttgtgagcTGGTCATcgcacaaataaaatattcgACTCCAGAGGAAGTTAAAGTGGGAGCGACTATTGGAAATGTTGCCAAAGATTTGGGCCTGGATATCAGCACTTTGATAAGCAGGCGATTTCGTATCGTTTCAGGAGCGGAAGACGCGCTGTTTGAGGTAAACCCGAACAATGGTGTTTTGTACGTTCATAAGAATCTCGACCGGGAACAGCTGTGTGATAGAAATGGAGCCTGTTCAATAGATCTGAAAATCGTTGCTGAAAATCCACTTGAAATTCATTATGTCACGGTAGAAATAACGGATGCTAACGACCACGTCCCGACTTTTGCCGAGAAAGCAAAGCTGATTGAAATAGCTGAAACGACATTACCGGGAGCTCGTTTCCAGCTACCAGGCGCACGTGACCCCGATGTTGGAATAAATTCGATTCAGAGATATAAACTAAGTCAAAGCGACAATTTTCATTTAGAAATTCGAAATAGAGGAGATGATAAAATCCCCTTCTTAGTGTTACAGAGACACCtggacagagagcagaaaacaaaccacagcCTCATTTTAACCGCTGTAGATGGAGGGACACCCCCCAAATCTGCAAATCTCAATCTGACTATAATGGTTCTTGACAATAATGACAACAGACCTACTTTTTCAAAAGAGGTTTATTCTGTGACATTACAAGAAAATGTTGCTTTGGATACAATCGTGATGAAAGTTCAAGCAACAGATCTAGATGAAGGGACTAATGGGGATGTCGAATATGCCTTTGGGGGTGACATGAATTCTAAGGTGTTGGAGCTGTTTAGCCTGGACAGGAACACGGGTGAAATACGAGTTAATGGACAAATTGACTATGAGACAGCTGATGTTTTCAAGTTAGATGTCCAAGCCTCTGACAAAGGTCAGCCACCCATGACAACAGACTGTAGAGTCCTGATAAAGATCCAAGATATCAATGATAATAAACCAGAGATAGAGGTCACATCAATATCCAGCACGGTTCCAGAAGATTCAAAACATGGGACTGTGGTTGCTCTCATTAGTGTTACAGACCTTGATTCGGGCCTGAATGGCAAAGTCATAAGCACTTTGATGGAGAATATCCCATTTGAACTAAAACCgtcatttaaagaaaacatgtaTTCATTAGTGACAAAAGAAACATTAGACAGGGAAACTGTGTCACATTATGATATTTCAATAACAGCTACCGACTGTGGGGAGCCTCCGCTTTCCACATTCAAAACTCTGAGTATTCAAGTGTCAGATGTCAATGATAACGTCCCAGAGTTCTCACAAAGTCCGCTGGAGTTATATTTGATTGAAAACAATGCTCCAGGCGCATCAATATTTTATGTGAGTGCATTTGATAAAGATTTAAACGATAATGCTGCACTGTCATATCATATAATTAGAGGAGAAGCTGGTCACAGTGATATGTCATCTTTTCTGAATATAAATCCTGATAATGGACAAATATCCGCTCTGAAGAGTTTTGACTTTGAAAGAGTGAAAACTTTCCAGTTCCACGTTATTGCGTCAGATTCAGGAAGTCCGTCTCTGAGCAGCAACGTCACAGTGAACGTGTTCATTCTGGATCAGAACGACAACGCTCCAGTCATCCTGTATCCACTCAGCTCCAACGGTTCTGCTGAAGGTGTGGAGGAGATTCCCCGCAATGTCAACGCAGGACACTTGGTGACTAAAGTCAGAGCCTATGATGCTGATATAGGATATAACGGCTGGTTactcttttcactgcaggaagTTACTGCCCACAGTCTCTTTACTTTGGACCGATATACAGGACAGATCAGGACACTTCGctcattcacagagacagacgaggCTGAGCACAAACTGCTCATACTGGTCAAAGACAATGGGAACGTGTCACTCTCAGCAACAGCTACTGTCCTTGTCAGACTTGTGGAGCCCAAAGAGGCTTTTGCAGCTTCTGATGTGAAAAGTTCATCCAGAGCAGATGAGGATAATAATGTCACTTTTTACCTGATGATAACTTTGGCCTCagtttcagcactttttctcaTCAGTATCATTGTGCTGATTGCAATGCAGTGCTCCAAATCCACAGACTACACTTCTAAATATCTACAAGAGACTAACTATGATGGGACACTGTGTCACAGCATCCAGTACAGATCTGGAGACAAACGCTACATGTTAGTTGGACCCAGGATGAGTATAGGATCTACTATAGTCCCAGGCAGCCAAGCTAACACTCTAGTGCTCCCTGACAGGAGGAAGGCATCTGAGGAGGtaagacttgtttttattttcagcaaataG